Part of the Mangifera indica cultivar Alphonso chromosome 4, CATAS_Mindica_2.1, whole genome shotgun sequence genome, GAAATGATATCCACTCtcataaatgaatttattatcatttaacgTTAGAGAAGTGAAGAAGATACAAGTAGTATAATCCATTCCTAGTTAGAGAGTCAGAAAGAAAATCACATGCCAAAATAAATGAGACAGTTGAAGAGTAGAATGATATTTCTATTCGTTTGCCAATCAAAACACTCAACCTATATACTCATTAGTAGCAGACTGTGACAATGAGACATACTAAATTTATAGAAGGCAGAATAACAGAATGCTTGTAAAGATACCATCAATACAAAAGCTGAGTTGTTTAAGAGTTAAGCATTATGAGGAGTTAGATCATAAAGGAACTGGTgcaaaaaaattgcaaaattagGTGCTAGTAAAGATGCATCTTTTAATTCTATTTCTTATTTGTGTTGCAgtgctttatttttcttttcaattttatatgtGGTAGTAATAATGTTGCAAACTAGTACTATCAGAGCATAGACTTGATGAGAACCATAAACAGACGTGAACAAAAAGGATGAAGCACATCACCATAAAAAGCACGAGgtgaaagataaaaatgaaaaagaaaaatccaaaaataaaacaaaaagataggCTTACCAcagaaacaaatatataaagacaagaattttactattttatggTTATTATGAGAATTTCTCTATATCTAAAGACACTCTTAATCAGCAAAGTGGAGCACCTAAGCAACTTCCAAATCCAATCTTTGCACTTACTGACAAATAACAGGCACAAAATATTCAGATATACCTAACATAAACAATGTGATTAACAACCTATTACCAAAAAACTGCAAACTAACAAAGACCACATCACTTACGTCATCAGCCACTCCAAGAAAAGATAAACCACCAACTTCTTCAAGCGTACAATACAATTGGTAGACCACACTCCCCCTTATTATGAATTGTATTGatagtaaaatattttccaaattccctaaaacttaaaataagaaGACTAAAACAAAGTCTTTTTATATGTCCCAAGGGAAGAGAAGGAAAGGACATTTGTATTGCCTGACCAAAGACATAATATACTTGGGATTATTACCTTATATTACACtaaggagaaagaaaaaaagatttgtAATATCTTAGTTCCTCTATAAAACTTATAACTTTTCATTTGGACtttttgtttacaaaatttcacTTCAGGATTCACTGAGTTAGGCCCATTGTCACGCTCAATTTTTACATACCAACAGATAGGAGCAAAAAATTAGTAGGAAACCAACTATAAATCCAGCTATAACGTATCAAAATCTTACTAAGAACACTCcgaaatctaaaataaaaaaaatgagaattatacagtaaacaaattcttttaaaaaatatatataacttacaATGATTCGACCTTCAATCCTCAAATCCTTCTGCTCAAAAAGCCAAATTTGAATCCGAGCTTTCTGAATATATGCAAACAAAAAACAGCCAAAACAAGCTCCAAactcatcaaataaaaaaaaacctttaagcAGATTCAGAATAGTAACTCACTTACGCTTTGAAGAAACCTGAAAATCAAGTTCTGCAAACAAAAGCCAAGAAAACttattagaaaaaagaaaaagttagtCCACAAAGAGAAGTTACCGAAAGACAAAGAAATAGGAGAAAAAAGGTACAATGGGCTGAGTCATAATCCTCTGAACTTTGGTGCTCGCCATTGTTGCTGTGTTGAGTTCCAAGAGAGTGTAGAGACGTTGAAGTTGAACCTAGCGAGACGGTCGAACTTTTTTATTGCAACACCAAAAAGGATCGA contains:
- the LOC123213282 gene encoding small nuclear ribonucleoprotein E-like; this encodes MASTKVQRIMTQPINLIFRFLQSKARIQIWLFEQKDLRIEGRIIGFDEYMNLVLDDAEEVHIKKKTRKSLGRILLKGDNITLMMSTGK